The genomic region CTGAAGGCGGCGCAGGACAGCGCGCCGCTGCTCGCCTGGCCCGGCGCCGAGGTGCGGCGTTACCGCAGCCTGCTCTACGCCATGTGGCCGCTGCCGCCGCACGACCCGGAACAGGTCGTGCCGTGGGATCTCGCGGCGCCGCTCGACCTGCCCACCTGCGGCGGCCGCCTCGTCGCGCGCCACGTCGCCGGGCACGGCATCCGGCGCGTGCTGCTCAAGGATCGCCCTGTCACCGTCCGCTTCCGCCGCGGCGGCGAGCACTGCCGCCCCGCCGGCCGCGGCCACACCCACGAACTGCGCAAGCTGCTGCAGGAATCCGCCGTCCCGCCCTGGCTGCGCGAACGCGTGCCGCTGCTCTACGTCGGCGACGAGCTCGCCGCCGCCGGCGACCTGTTCATCTGCGAAGGCTTCCAGGCCGGCGAGGGCGAGGCGGGCGTGGAGCTTGAATGGACGTTTCAGGCCTTGACGCCGGAAGAGGGTGGCCGGAATGGGTGAGGTGGCGGATATCCGATACATTATCCGTTTGTACGCGTGAATGTCATGGTTCTTCTGAAGAATCAGCGTGATCTGGGAGTCACGATGCGTGTTATATCTAAAACTGCTACGTTATAACGTATAACTTTTATACCTACTCAATGTTGACCGATCATAGGCCTCACGGAAAGAAGCCCAAGCCCAGAAGTTTTAACAATAAAATATGAGCGGACCCTACAAATGGCGGATAGTGCTGGGCGAAAAACATGGCGATAAAGCAACGCAAGCGTCGCATAACGGCGTTAATGCGGACGGCGATTGCTTCGCTTAGTCCAATTTATCCCACATTATCAGGCAGCTGGTGCAGATTGCAGAATCCAGGGCAACTGCGCATGCCCCGTGAGCCCTATGCCGTTCAACCACTCGCAAAAGCCGACGCGCGATCAATGAGCAGAGGTATTAATACCGAAGCTGTCGCGCGCGGCTTAGCTCGATACTGTTAGACATCAAGGATGTGCTGTAGCGTGTCAAAGGATCCCTGCGAACGTACCTGCGGGTTTCCGCGCAGAGGGAGGCATCCCACGTTAAGAGACTGCAAACTTGTCGGAAAGCCAAGGGCCGGAGCAGATCTGCGAGATTGATGGCGATAAGACCACTTTCGCCAGATCCTGTCATACCTCCCCACTTCAAAATCCTGGGCGGGTCCGCTTCTGAAACGGAAATGTTTGCGGATCTGCGCATTGAGATAAGCGGTATTCTTTTCCCAGGACCTGCGCGCGCTGGCGCTAATGGAGGGAGCTCGGGAGACCTGGCGCAGGCATTGCTGGAGGACGGCGAGCTTGATCCAGATATAAAACAAATAATCGAAAGGGAAGTCAGCTCCGGCGGCATAAAGGTCAAGGTTGACCCCGAGTACGCTCATGCCCAATCAATTGCGGTTCTTTCCTCGCTGTCTTGTAGATTGTTCTGCTCAGGATGGCTTGTACTCCACAATGAAACAGACACGCCATTCATCACCTCAGACAATCCTGCGCCGACGATATACCTAAGAGAAGGCGCGTATACGGATATCACGTACGTTCCGTTAACTCCAAAATTGGCTCTTCTAACAAAAAGGGATCCGAGAACGCCAGAGTTCCGCCTTGAGGAGCTGGATAGATACCAAAGAACCCAAGATGAGGTTGCGTCAGCAAAACCTGAGTTTGTCCATCTATTGAACAGGGAAATGGTCAGGTCTGCGGAAATGACTATTCTTCATTCTTGCCGTGACCAATGGCTGGAAGTGAAACCTCGTGGAGGGTCCAAAATAACGTTGTGCGCATCCCGGCAGGTACTGGTCAGATTATTCTCAACCGGTATGAGGCATGCCGTGTTGATGTCTAACCATTCGCTGCAGGCGCGACGGCTCTGACGAGCCGCGGCCGGGGGCCTCCGGTTCTCTGATGGCTCGGGGTTCGGCGATCCCGAGCCGTCGCCCTGAACTACGGCTACAAACGTTGCTTGTCGAGAGCAAGACAAAATGGCAAGGCAGATGAATATTTTGACGTTGGTGCTTGTCGTCGTTGCTGTTGTGGAAGCGGCACTTCATACGATCGGAGATATTTTGGAAATGGGGACGCCGAACAATGCATAAGTTCCCCTTCGGTCGCCCGATTCGCAAAAGCGAGGCGCTTTTGCTCTCGGCTTATGCACAGCGTTATGTGTAAGAAACCCGGGAACACCATCGGCATGAGGATTGAATTTCAGGTCGTCGCCAAGAATGAGATCAACAATTCGGTTCGAAACTTTCGCGGAAGCCCTGAGGCGGCAGGGGAAGGTTCAAGGCGACCTGAGCAAAAAGGCCGATAGGTGCAAACTCCTTTGCATCGCAAGAATAGATGAGGAAGTAGTTGGCATAGGCGCAATAAAGACAAAAACGAAATCAGATTTTTCTGAACAAAAAGCTGATCTCTCAGAACTGAGTGATGATTTCGATTGGGAGCTTGGATATTTGTTTACTGACCCGGAACATACTCGAAAAGGTATCGCCGGGAATGTTGCGAAGTTGCTGGTTGATGCGCACGGTCAAGATAACCTTATGGCTTCAACAGAAGTTTCTGCCAATCCTGGAATGGTGAGAATCTTAGAAACGTTGGGTTTTCGGCATTATGGCAAGCCTTGGAAGAGCGCCATCCATGATAACTACCTCGGTTTGTTTTTGAGGTTTAAATGATTAGTTGCAGAGTAAATGATCACATAACAATGGGCCCAAGGGACGCTCCGCTTCGCTACGCGCCCCTGAGCCCGAGCGTCAGGCGTCAATCGAAAGGAAGGTATTAGAATGACACGCGTCCGGGTTGAGAGCTTTACCATCTCGCTTGACGGATACGGAGCCGGTCCGAATCAGGACATCAGGAATCCGCTCGGCGTGGGCGGGACAGATTTGCACCAGTGGTTAATCCCGACCCGGACGCTCCAGCGGACCCTGTTCGGCGCCGACGGCGGCACAACGGGGATTGATGACGACTTCGCCGCGCGGGGCTTCAGAAATGTCGGCGCCTGGATTCTCGGAAGAAACATGTTCGGACCGGTTCGCGGTCCCTGGCCCGACATGAACTGGAAAGGCTGGTGGGGGGATAGCCCACCCTATCATGTTCCAACGTTCATCCTGACTCATCACGCGCGTCCGCCCATCCGGATGGAAGGCGGAACGACGTTCCACTTCGTCACCGGCGGTATTCACGAGGCTCTTGACCGGGCGCGCGAGGCAGCCAACGGAATGGATGTGCGCATTGGCGGCGGACCTGGCACCATCCGGCAATATCTTCGTGCGGGCCTCATCGATGAGCTTCACGTCGCTGTCTCGCCGGTCCTGCTGGGCGGGGGAGAGCGGCTGTTCGACGGGGTTGACATGCGCGCGCTGGGATACGAATGCGTTCAGTTCGTTGCGTCGGAGAAAGCCACCCATGTTGTACTCCGGCGCCAGGGGCACGATTGCACGCCGGAACCCGGCGTCGGGTGATGGCGGGCCGGCCGCTGACCGGCATGGCGTCAGACCGCCAACGGGGGTTCGACGCAGTCGTCCGGAACCAAGCAGACCCTGATTCCAGTCACGATGGAGGAACAGCATGACGAAGATCGCAAAGAACACGATTTGCCTTTGGTACGAACGCGATGCCGAGGAAGCGGCGCGGTTCTACGCCAGGACCTTTCCCGATTCGTCCATCGGGGCTGTGCATCGCGCACCGGGCGACTTTCCGTCGGGCAGGCAGGGGGACGTGTTGACTGTCGAGTTCACCGTGATGGGCATTCCCTGCCTGGGACTTAACGGTGGGCCCGCGTTCAAGCAGAGTGAAGCGTTTTCGTTCCAGGTCGCCACCGAGGATCAGGCCGAGACCGATCGGTACTGGAACGCGATCGTCGGAAACGGCGGCCAGGAGAGCGAGTGCGGCTGGTGCAAGGACAAGTGGGGAATCTCCTGGCAGATTACGCCAGTCGCGTTGATCAAGGCATATACCAGCCCCGATCGCTCCGCCGCCAGGCGGGCGTTCGATGCCATGATGATGATGAAAAAGATCGATATCGCCGTGATCGAGGCAGCGGTTCGTGGCCGGAAGTGATATCTGACACGTCGTTTAACCGCACGCACACCGCCGTATATTTTTGCGTTGGATGTCATTCGTAAGGAGGAGCCAATGGAGGCGCAAGAACTGCATCGCGGTCGTCTGATTGATCACATCCAGTTGGTGGTGCGAGATCTTTCTGCCAGCAGGGACTTCTATACAGCGATCTTTGGTGTCCTGGGCGTCCCCATGGGAGGTGCTGGCGATGGATTTTTCTGGGCGGATGAGCTGTTCGTATCAACTGCCGACAGCCAGGCCGCTCAAGGCAGGCTGACCGGGCGTCATCATCTGGCGTTCCAGGCGCAGGACCGGGCCATGGTGGACGCGTTCTACAGCGTCGCACTGGCCCACGGTGGCACGGATAATGGCGCCCCTGGGGAGCGTCCATACCATCCCGGCTACTACGCCGCTTTTGTTCTGGACCCCGACGGCAACAACATCGAGGCGGTTTACCATGGTGAAGCAACTCGCAGCGCTGCCTCGGTCCGCATTACGTTCCAGGAGTGATCAGGCAGCGTTCAATGCGAGGCACGCATAACCTCGCATCGGATCAAGGCTCTTGAATAGGGCCGCGCCGGCGGCGGCCAGCCGGGGGGGGGCGCGTCTTTTTTTTTGGGGGCGCGAAAAAATAGCGGGGGGGGGGGTGCGGGGGCCCAGACTGCCCGCAACGCCAGCGCCCCACAGGCCCGGGGGCACCCGCCGGGGGGGGGGGGGGGGCGCGCGGGGGGGGGGTTTTTAAGGGGAAAAAAACGGGGGGGAGAAAGGGGGACAACCCCCCGGGGGGGGGGAAGAAAAGGGGGGGGAAAAGGGGGGGCAGAAAAGCGGGGGGGGGGGGGGGGGGGGGTGGGGAAGGGGGGGCGGGGGGGGGGGGCCAGGGAATGACCATGATCAACCATACAACAGGAAAGACAAAATGAAGAAAGGACTGACCGTGACATTGTCTGCGCTGTTATTGATAGCATTCTCCGCCCATGCGGCAGAGAAGGCGACGGAGGAGCGGCTGGACGAGGTCGCCAGGCACGGGGCGCATGTGATGCCATTCAGCCTGGAGCAGACAACCCATATCTTTACGAAAACGGACCAGGGCGGCCTGCAGCAGGTCATCGTCAAGGACGATTCCAATACCGAACAAGTCGAGTTGATACGCGAGCACCTGTCAGAGATCGCAACGGAGTTCACGCAAGGAAACTTTTCGGATCCTGCGGAAATCCATGGTGATGACATGCCGGGCCTGGCGGAATTGAGGGCGGCGCAAGCGGGCCGGATCAGGATTGTGTATAAGGAACTGCCCGGCGGTGCGGAAATCGACTACTCAAGTAATGATGCTGGGCTGATCAATGCCATCCATCGATGGTTCGATGCCCAGCTCAGTGATCATGCCCGTCATGCTATTCCGGGTCATTCTCATCATCATATGCACGGGAATCAATAAGCAGAGATCATGACGGGAGTCAGTCCTGACCACCGCGCCAACCGACCGGATGCTTTGCATAAATGACGTAGATGCCGTTCGCGGCTAAGTCGCACATGGCGAGAGCACTGCGTCGACACCTGTCGCGTCGACCCGCGGGATATGACATTCCCGTGAATCCGGCCTGATCTGGCCGCAAAATTGACATATGCACCCGGATATTCAAGAATCGACCTCATTACGCTGGGAGAGAGCGGGGGGATGCTCATGATTATTCGTATCATGCGCGCGGCAGTCGTCGCCATCGCCATATCAACGCTGCCAGCCTGCAACAGCGGGAGTGACAGTTCGCCGAACAACATCACCGCGGTCGCGATCGTCGTCAATACCCCGGCCCCCCGCATCGCCTACCCGCTGACGACGACGGTGTCGCTGAGCGCGGATCAGCCGGCAGAGAACGTCACCGTCTCGCTGTTCGCCATCGACGAAACCTCCGATCCCAACGCCGAAGTCAGGCAGATCCCGCTGGGCACCGAGGTCATCGAGGACCTGCCGGCGGGGAGCAGTGACCACGAGCTGAACGTCAACGTGCCCTCCAGCGTGGAGATCAGCGGCCCGTATCACATCGCCGTCGTGGTCGATCCGGTGGAAGAGATCGCGGAGGGGGACGAGGAGGACAACACCGCCTCGGTCCAGGTCACGCTGGCGCCGACCATTGATCCGAACGTCCTGCTGTCCGGGGTGGAGCTGGATCGTACCGCACTGATCATCAATACCGATGAATACGCCGACCAGGTGGATGGCTCCCCCGGAAACGTGCACAACGCCGATGCCGGCGGCACCATCACGGTGGGCTCCGACGGGCTGGAGGTCGGCGAGACAGTCGACATCGAGGGCTTTGCCAGCCTGCGCATCACGCGTACCGATAACAACACGACGCTCGACGTGCCGCTGTACCTGTGGAACTCCGACGAGCAGCGCTACATGAACGCCTACGGCATTGATCCCGATACCAGCGTGCAGGGCGCGGTCGAGTGGCTGCCGCTGGGCACGTTCACGCCGCAACTGGCGGAGATAATCGGTGAGGAGGCCGAGCTGGATGACATCGAGCGGAACTCCGAGCACATGGATTTCTATTTCCCCGGCAAGCTGGGCTTCGAACTCGAGCAGGCGCTGCGTTATCCGCCGATACCGTGTACCGGCACCTGTACGAATACCGCGACGCCGCCGACCATACCGCCGCCGGATCTCACCGCGGCCGCGATCGACCAGCTGAGAAGCTTCCTATCCGGTCTGCCCTTCAGCGGTGTGCGGGGCGATGAAAGCACCAGCCTGGCCGCGCTGGATTTCGCGGTGTGCGTCAGGATCCGTCCAGCGGATCTGTCGGTCACCGACAGTGACGCGTCGGATAACGAGGCCTGTCCGTCTCTGGAAATATTTCTGCCGCCCCTGCCGCCCGGCACCCCCTTGTATAACACCGGCAGCTACGTGCCCCTCCACGATACGCCTTCCGAGCCGCTGACCTCGGGTGACGGTTTCGCCACGAAGAACAACAACCCGCATTTCGCCTTCAATCTCGATTTCGGCGCCGGCGCCACGGCGGATAACCGGGGGTATATCGAGACCATCACCGCCGGTATTCCCGTTACTCTGCTCGGCCAGGATTTCGACTTCTATCGTGTAACGGCGCGCGCGCAACTGGTTCCCGATTACCTGAACAAGCCGTCGTCGGACCAATCGGGATTCTCCTATGAAATACGCTTCCTGAACCAGGTGATCGAAGCGATACCGCCGATCACGGCCTCCATATCCGGCAGCCTGATCTCGTATTCGAAGGAGATCGAGAAGGAACAGCAGTTCTTCGTCGGTCCGGTCCCGATGATCGCCGGCGCCTCCGTCGGCGGCAGTATCGGGCTGGAGCTTACCGTCGGCTATGCCGACGATGACGCGCCGGTTTTCGGCGGCGGCAACGCCGTGGTGTCGCTGGGCAGCTCCATCGGCCCGTTCGCCAACCTCGAGGCGGCCATGTTCGCCGGTGTCGGAACCGTGGTGTTCGCGGTGGGCGTTGAAGGTGTGCTGGTGCTGCTCGATGAAAGGCTCGTGTATTTCATCGGTACCGAGATCGAGGTCATCGATGACGGCTTCACCAGCGGCGATGTCGAATTCATGATCACCCAGCTGCAGAAGCTGAGCAATATCTTCACCGGTCCGCAGGGCAAGATCAACCTGTTCGCCAAATACTCCGTGCCGGCGATCAGGACCTGCAAATGGGGGTTCGTCAAGGTGCCATGCCTGAAGCTGGTCACGATCAAGGCGACCAAGAACATCTACAGCACGCCGGCCTTGTTCCGCCGCGAGGACGTCCTGTTCGAAGACCCGTTCGCCCAGCTCGACGTGGTCATCGTGAGCGGCCAGTCGCCGGCGTACTTCGTGCCTTGATGTGAATGAAACGGCGCTGGATACTGCCGGCTGCGCTGGCGCTGGTACTGGGCGCGGGCATACTGCTTGCGGTATGGATCCCGGGTTCCCCGGATAGAAATCCTTCGGTACCGCCGCAGGCCGCCGCGCCGGATGGCCTGGCGGTCCCATCAATGCAATGGCGCCCAGGCGTATCCCAGCAGTACCGGGTGTTGTCCGAGTCCACCATGCAGATG from Gammaproteobacteria bacterium harbors:
- a CDS encoding GNAT family N-acetyltransferase; this translates as MRSTIRFETFAEALRRQGKVQGDLSKKADRCKLLCIARIDEEVVGIGAIKTKTKSDFSEQKADLSELSDDFDWELGYLFTDPEHTRKGIAGNVAKLLVDAHGQDNLMASTEVSANPGMVRILETLGFRHYGKPWKSAIHDNYLGLFLRFK
- a CDS encoding DUF4238 domain-containing protein codes for the protein MFADLRIEISGILFPGPARAGANGGSSGDLAQALLEDGELDPDIKQIIEREVSSGGIKVKVDPEYAHAQSIAVLSSLSCRLFCSGWLVLHNETDTPFITSDNPAPTIYLREGAYTDITYVPLTPKLALLTKRDPRTPEFRLEELDRYQRTQDEVASAKPEFVHLLNREMVRSAEMTILHSCRDQWLEVKPRGGSKITLCASRQVLVRLFSTGMRHAVLMSNHSLQARRL
- a CDS encoding VOC family protein, giving the protein MEAQELHRGRLIDHIQLVVRDLSASRDFYTAIFGVLGVPMGGAGDGFFWADELFVSTADSQAAQGRLTGRHHLAFQAQDRAMVDAFYSVALAHGGTDNGAPGERPYHPGYYAAFVLDPDGNNIEAVYHGEATRSAASVRITFQE
- a CDS encoding aspartate carbamoyltransferase encodes the protein MKKGLTVTLSALLLIAFSAHAAEKATEERLDEVARHGAHVMPFSLEQTTHIFTKTDQGGLQQVIVKDDSNTEQVELIREHLSEIATEFTQGNFSDPAEIHGDDMPGLAELRAAQAGRIRIVYKELPGGAEIDYSSNDAGLINAIHRWFDAQLSDHARHAIPGHSHHHMHGNQ
- a CDS encoding dihydrofolate reductase; this translates as MTRVRVESFTISLDGYGAGPNQDIRNPLGVGGTDLHQWLIPTRTLQRTLFGADGGTTGIDDDFAARGFRNVGAWILGRNMFGPVRGPWPDMNWKGWWGDSPPYHVPTFILTHHARPPIRMEGGTTFHFVTGGIHEALDRAREAANGMDVRIGGGPGTIRQYLRAGLIDELHVAVSPVLLGGGERLFDGVDMRALGYECVQFVASEKATHVVLRRQGHDCTPEPGVG
- a CDS encoding VOC family protein, which gives rise to MTKIAKNTICLWYERDAEEAARFYARTFPDSSIGAVHRAPGDFPSGRQGDVLTVEFTVMGIPCLGLNGGPAFKQSEAFSFQVATEDQAETDRYWNAIVGNGGQESECGWCKDKWGISWQITPVALIKAYTSPDRSAARRAFDAMMMMKKIDIAVIEAAVRGRK